A single window of Brevundimonas vitisensis DNA harbors:
- the tpiA gene encoding triose-phosphate isomerase yields the protein MKQSVKLIAGNWKMNGLASSLVEATALKSALEADPADCRVALCPPATLIAQMAWQLRGGSIELGGQDCHAAASGAFTGSISAAMLADAGARLVILGHSERRAGFAETDAVVAAKVEAALQAGLEPIICVGETLEQRQAGQAVAVVADQVAGSLPLSLADQAFAVAYEPVWAIGTGLTPSLDQIEEVHAAIRAALIARLGPAGQTAPILYGGSVKPSNAAEILAVPEVGGALVGGASLKAEEFIGIIRGA from the coding sequence ATGAAACAATCCGTGAAGTTGATCGCCGGAAACTGGAAGATGAACGGCCTTGCGTCGTCTCTGGTCGAGGCCACTGCCCTGAAATCGGCGCTGGAGGCCGATCCGGCCGATTGCCGCGTCGCCCTTTGCCCGCCCGCAACCCTGATCGCCCAGATGGCCTGGCAACTGCGCGGCGGATCGATCGAGCTGGGCGGCCAGGACTGCCATGCGGCAGCATCAGGGGCTTTCACCGGCTCGATTTCGGCCGCGATGCTGGCAGATGCCGGGGCGCGTCTGGTGATTCTGGGGCATTCCGAACGGCGGGCGGGTTTCGCCGAGACAGACGCCGTTGTCGCCGCAAAGGTCGAAGCCGCCCTGCAGGCCGGGCTCGAGCCGATAATCTGTGTCGGAGAGACCCTCGAACAGCGTCAGGCCGGACAGGCCGTGGCCGTCGTGGCCGACCAGGTCGCAGGATCGCTGCCGCTGTCTCTGGCCGATCAGGCGTTTGCGGTCGCCTATGAGCCGGTCTGGGCGATCGGCACCGGCCTGACCCCGAGCCTGGATCAGATCGAGGAGGTCCACGCCGCCATCCGTGCCGCGCTGATCGCGCGTCTGGGCCCAGCCGGGCAAACCGCGCCGATCCTCTATGGAGGTTCGGTCAAGCCTTCCAATGCTGCCGAAATCCTCGCCGTACCCGAAGTCGGCGGGGCCTTGGTGGGCGGAGCGTCGCTGAAGGCCGAGGAATTCATCGGCATCATCCGCGGCGCATAG
- a CDS encoding CTP synthase, with product MARYVFITGGVVSSLGKGLASAALGALLQARGYKVRLRKLDPYLNVDPGTMSPYQHGEVFVTDDGAETDLDLGHYERFTGVSAARSDNVTTGRIYSTILEKERRGDYLGATVQVIPHVTDQIKAFCLTPAVTDEGEAVDFVLVEIGGTVGDIEGLPFFEAIRQLGQELPRGQSCFVHLTLLPFIKTAGEMKTKPTQHSVKELRSIGIQPDILLCRCEQPIPPEEKRKIGLFCNVRETGVIQAMDSADIYAVPIDYHREGLDAEVLAHFGITDAPEPDMAMWEEIVRRRLMPDGEVTIAVVGKYTVLKDAYKSLIEALHHGGVANNVKVNIDWVEADTFEGDREACELRLQGAHAVLVPGGFGERGAEGKIEAARFARERNIPYFGICFGMQMAVIEAARNQAGFAKASSTEFGPTTEPVVGLMTEWTQGNQRVLRQQGGDLGGTMRLGAYDSTLAPGSKIAEIYGTTAISERHRHRYEVNINYREAIEAAGLRFSGLSPDGVLPETVERTDHPWFIGVQYHPELKSRPFKPHPLFASFVEAALVQSRLV from the coding sequence ATGGCCCGTTATGTGTTCATCACTGGCGGCGTGGTTTCCTCCTTGGGAAAAGGCCTCGCCTCCGCCGCGCTCGGCGCGCTTCTTCAGGCGCGCGGGTATAAGGTTCGTCTGAGGAAGCTCGACCCCTACCTCAACGTTGATCCGGGCACGATGAGCCCCTATCAGCACGGCGAGGTCTTCGTGACCGACGACGGGGCCGAGACCGATCTGGATCTGGGTCACTATGAGCGTTTCACCGGCGTTTCGGCCGCGCGCTCTGACAACGTCACCACCGGCCGGATCTATTCCACCATTCTGGAGAAGGAACGCCGCGGCGACTATCTGGGCGCGACCGTCCAGGTCATTCCCCACGTCACCGACCAGATCAAAGCCTTCTGTCTGACGCCCGCCGTGACCGACGAAGGCGAGGCTGTCGATTTTGTGCTCGTGGAGATCGGCGGAACGGTCGGCGATATCGAAGGCCTGCCCTTCTTTGAGGCAATCCGCCAGCTCGGGCAGGAACTGCCCCGGGGACAGTCCTGCTTCGTCCACCTGACCTTGCTGCCGTTCATCAAGACGGCGGGCGAGATGAAGACCAAGCCGACCCAGCATTCGGTCAAGGAACTGCGCTCCATCGGGATCCAGCCGGACATCCTGCTGTGCCGCTGCGAACAGCCCATCCCGCCCGAGGAAAAGCGAAAGATCGGCCTGTTCTGCAATGTGCGTGAGACGGGCGTGATCCAGGCGATGGACTCCGCCGACATCTATGCCGTGCCGATCGACTATCATCGCGAGGGACTGGACGCGGAGGTGCTGGCCCACTTCGGCATCACCGACGCCCCCGAGCCCGACATGGCGATGTGGGAAGAGATCGTGCGTCGTCGCCTGATGCCGGACGGCGAGGTGACCATCGCGGTCGTCGGCAAATACACGGTCCTGAAGGACGCCTATAAGTCGCTGATCGAGGCGCTGCATCACGGCGGCGTGGCCAACAACGTCAAGGTCAATATCGACTGGGTGGAGGCCGATACCTTCGAGGGTGATCGCGAAGCCTGCGAACTGCGGCTGCAGGGGGCCCATGCCGTGCTGGTGCCGGGCGGCTTTGGCGAGCGCGGGGCCGAGGGCAAGATTGAAGCGGCTCGTTTCGCCCGAGAGCGCAACATCCCCTATTTCGGCATCTGTTTCGGCATGCAGATGGCAGTGATCGAGGCGGCTCGGAACCAGGCGGGCTTTGCCAAGGCCTCGTCGACCGAGTTCGGACCGACCACCGAGCCGGTCGTCGGCCTGATGACGGAATGGACGCAGGGCAACCAGCGCGTTCTGCGCCAGCAGGGCGGCGACCTGGGTGGCACGATGCGGCTGGGGGCCTACGACTCGACTTTGGCACCGGGATCGAAGATCGCGGAAATCTACGGCACCACGGCCATCAGCGAGCGTCATCGACATCGCTATGAGGTCAATATCAACTACCGCGAGGCGATCGAAGCCGCCGGACTGCGGTTCTCCGGCCTGTCTCCCGACGGCGTGCTGCCTGAGACCGTAGAGCGGACCGACCATCCCTGGTTCATCGGCGTGCAGTATCACCCGGAACTGAAGAGCCGGCCGTTCAAGCCCCATCCGCTGTTCGCCAGCTTTGTCGAGGCGGCCCTGGTGCAAAGCCGCCTGGTGTGA
- the secG gene encoding preprotein translocase subunit SecG, with amino-acid sequence MLQTILLVAMILISLALAGIVLIQKSEGGALGMGGGPSGFMTARGAGNLLTTTTWWLGALFFICAIGLTVAGNMERSSNQSVIDADAVGSIAVGGETSAPAAGQPAPAAPGAATEPAAPTFDDFEASLPTGNAPVAAPAATPAPTPAE; translated from the coding sequence ATGCTCCAGACCATCCTCCTCGTCGCCATGATCCTGATCTCGCTGGCCTTGGCCGGCATTGTGCTGATCCAGAAGTCCGAGGGCGGCGCGCTCGGCATGGGCGGCGGGCCGTCGGGCTTCATGACCGCGCGCGGAGCGGGCAATCTGCTGACGACCACGACCTGGTGGCTGGGCGCGCTGTTCTTCATCTGCGCCATCGGCCTGACGGTTGCCGGCAACATGGAGCGTTCGAGCAACCAGTCGGTGATCGATGCCGACGCCGTGGGTTCGATCGCCGTCGGCGGCGAGACCTCCGCTCCGGCCGCGGGTCAGCCTGCGCCTGCCGCGCCTGGGGCAGCGACGGAGCCGGCTGCGCCGACGTTCGATGATTTCGAGGCCAGCCTGCCGACCGGCAATGCGCCTGTGGCGGCCCCTGCCGCGACTCCCGCCCCGACCCCCGCCGAGTAA
- a CDS encoding peptidylprolyl isomerase, which translates to MITLFRNFAKSKWAIGLLVLLALGLLVTGGSQVDVFANLGPKNVISAGSRDMNQADFRADFERVRNNLQEEAGRPVSIEDMIAENIHLRFLESQTQRLGFLSWAWNVGIRPGKELVLKQIRQAPVFFNQITGQFDEEQYRSVLAQQNLTPAQLEQEFRDQYATNHYAAALLAGARVPRVYGALVANASLETRDARWFVVTQDMAGRAAAPTDAQLNAFLSENAAQLRRPELRTVTLVLFAGGEAPPISEERIQERFEFRKDALSQPETRSIVTLTAPDRAAADRIAAALRSGQSAAEAGRANGNIRPVEYADTARSALADPAVAAGAFALTAPGVTNPIQGRVGFTVAQVTAITPGREVALADVRDAIVAELSAEDDKGRTYERVEAYEKARSSGQSLEAAAQAVGARVRKAGPFSETGAQADGQRVSLPPIVFTTAWALGRGGESEVTDAGNGQYFVVRVDEVRPPSMPTIDELREPLTQGWTTRENSRLLSAKSEELAARVRGGEDIAAVAASVGATLVTRTGVQQNQATQEEIGAGVLQGVFSQKSGQAFAQPQSQTAFVVGRVDRIVPPAATAAPTVTLAEQVRPRMTEEIVGGMGEQGVSAAATRSKARYDIGAARQALGLAAETEAPAAPTPAG; encoded by the coding sequence ATGATCACCCTGTTCCGAAACTTCGCGAAGTCCAAATGGGCTATCGGCCTTCTGGTGCTGCTGGCGCTCGGCCTGCTGGTCACCGGGGGCAGCCAGGTCGATGTCTTTGCAAACCTGGGCCCCAAGAACGTGATCTCGGCGGGCAGCCGCGACATGAACCAGGCCGACTTCCGAGCCGATTTCGAGCGCGTCCGCAATAATCTGCAGGAAGAGGCCGGTCGTCCCGTGTCGATCGAGGACATGATCGCCGAGAACATCCACCTGCGCTTTCTGGAAAGCCAGACCCAGCGCTTGGGCTTCCTGTCCTGGGCCTGGAACGTCGGCATCCGCCCCGGCAAGGAGCTGGTGCTGAAGCAGATCCGTCAGGCTCCGGTCTTTTTCAATCAGATCACCGGCCAGTTCGACGAGGAACAGTACCGCAGCGTCCTGGCCCAGCAGAACCTGACGCCGGCGCAACTGGAGCAGGAGTTCCGCGACCAGTATGCAACCAACCACTACGCCGCCGCCCTGCTGGCCGGGGCCCGAGTCCCTCGCGTGTATGGTGCCCTGGTGGCCAACGCCTCGCTGGAAACGCGCGATGCCCGCTGGTTCGTCGTCACCCAGGATATGGCCGGCCGCGCCGCCGCGCCCACCGATGCCCAGCTGAACGCCTTCCTCAGTGAAAACGCCGCCCAGCTGCGTCGTCCCGAACTTCGGACCGTCACTCTGGTCCTGTTCGCCGGGGGAGAGGCTCCGCCGATCAGCGAGGAACGAATCCAGGAACGTTTCGAGTTCCGCAAAGACGCGCTCTCGCAGCCTGAGACCCGCTCCATCGTCACTCTGACGGCACCGGATCGCGCTGCGGCCGACCGTATTGCGGCTGCGCTCCGCAGTGGCCAGAGCGCCGCCGAGGCGGGCCGCGCCAACGGCAACATCCGTCCGGTTGAATATGCCGATACCGCCCGCAGCGCCCTGGCTGACCCGGCCGTTGCGGCGGGGGCTTTTGCCCTGACCGCACCGGGTGTGACCAATCCGATCCAGGGCCGCGTCGGCTTCACCGTCGCTCAGGTCACCGCCATCACGCCCGGCCGCGAAGTCGCCCTGGCCGACGTCCGCGACGCCATCGTGGCCGAACTGTCGGCCGAGGACGACAAGGGCCGGACCTATGAGCGGGTTGAAGCCTATGAGAAGGCGCGTTCTTCGGGACAGAGCCTGGAAGCGGCCGCCCAGGCGGTCGGAGCCCGGGTGCGCAAGGCCGGCCCGTTCAGTGAGACCGGTGCCCAGGCCGACGGCCAGCGCGTCTCCCTGCCCCCCATCGTCTTCACGACCGCCTGGGCCCTGGGCCGCGGTGGCGAGAGCGAAGTCACCGACGCCGGAAACGGCCAGTATTTCGTCGTGCGCGTCGATGAGGTTCGCCCCCCGTCCATGCCGACGATCGATGAACTTCGCGAACCTCTGACGCAGGGCTGGACCACGCGCGAAAACAGCCGCCTGCTGAGCGCCAAGTCCGAAGAGCTGGCGGCCCGCGTGCGTGGCGGCGAAGACATTGCCGCCGTCGCCGCATCGGTCGGGGCAACCCTCGTCACCCGCACGGGCGTGCAGCAGAACCAGGCCACCCAGGAAGAGATCGGTGCAGGCGTGCTGCAAGGTGTCTTCAGCCAGAAGTCGGGCCAGGCCTTTGCCCAGCCGCAGTCTCAGACCGCCTTTGTCGTCGGCCGTGTCGACCGGATCGTGCCGCCGGCGGCCACGGCCGCGCCGACGGTCACCCTGGCCGAACAGGTTCGTCCGCGGATGACCGAGGAGATCGTCGGCGGCATGGGCGAACAGGGCGTAAGCGCCGCTGCGACCCGATCCAAGGCCCGTTACGACATCGGGGCGGCGCGTCAGGCCCTGGGCCTGGCTGCCGAGACTGAAGCTCCGGCCGCGCCTACCCCTGCCGGATGA